GGTGAGTCAAGACAGCATttttagtgcgtgtgtgtgtgtgtgtgtgtgtgtgtgtgtgtgtgtgtgtgtgtgtgtgtgtgtgtgtgtgtgtgtgtgtgtgtgtgtgtgtgtgtgtgtgtgtgtgtgtgtgtgtgtgtgtctgctcgtgtgtgtgcataagtgtgtgtctgtgtgtgtctgctcgtgtgtgtgtgtgcatattggtgtgtctgtgggtgtgcatgtgtttgtatgtctgcttgtgtgcgtgtgtgtgtgtgtgtgtgtgtgtgtgtgtgtgtgcatgtatgtgagtgtgtatttctttgtgtgtgtgcgtgtgtgtgtgtgtgtgtgtgtgtgtgtgtgtgtgtgtgtgtgtgtgtgtgtgtgtgtgtgtgtgtgtgtgtgtggctgtgtgtgtttgtgtgtgtagctgttggAAGAAAACATGAAAAGAAATAGAGACCaatagagggatagagagacgcacgcacactcacacacacagacaaacacacacacacacacacacacacacacacacacacacacacacacacacacacacacacacacacacacacacacacacacacacacacacacacacagacaaacacacacacacacacacacacacacacacacacacacacacacacacacacacacacacacacacacacacacacacacatctacactgacaggcagcgagagagagagagagagagagacaaacacacattcacacacacacaccaaatccacactgagaggcagcgagagagagattgaggttATAGGGTGAGACTGTTTCCTTATATAAATAGCAGGAATGACATTATACCCATACCCCGAGACACGTACACAACCTGAGTCCAGTTCAGCAGTTACTAACAGATCATGTTTAAGTTCCTCGAAGTCCCTTCTTCAGCATCCCCTGAGTGTCACCTTTCCCATCACATTTTATCGTCGGTCTCGCatgctctctctttcactcacacTATTTTGTGCACTCGGTgggtacgtgtatgtgtgtgtgtatgtgtgtgtatgcgagtgtgtttgtgcctgtgtgtctctgtgatgtgtgtttatgtatgagattgtgtgtgtgtgtgtgtgtgtgtgtgtgtgtgtgtgcgtgcgtgcgtgcgtgcgtgcgtgcgtgcgtgcgtgcgtgcgtgcgtgcgtgcgtgcgtgcgtgcgtgcgtgcgtgcgtgcgtgcgtgcgtgcgtgtgtgtgtgtgtgtctgtgtgtgtgtatgacatgATTCATGAGGCTCAGAATATTTTTTTGAGTGAATCCATACATTAAATACTCTTTACATGTATATTGGCATGCCTAAAAATAAACATAGAGTGAAACACTTTGTGTATAAACAATAACATAAGCATAACACACTTATAGGGATGTACATCTCAACTTCACATTGCAATGATCACCGCTTTTCGGGAAGCAAAGGAGCATTGGAATACCTATATTTGTCATTATGTGGTACATTGTCCCATGACGTTTCTGTGACTTGGCCAAATTAAGTTTTCATGAACCTAGGTAACgtaatatttacatttattaaggATACTTTCTTGACAATCTTGAATCCTCTCAATATTGCAGAATATGCCAacattcccatgatgcattctgaggTACAAGCCTTTTGGTACAAAGTTATACGTAGCGATACTATTTGTCTTTCTATGGACCCCCTCTTAGAGGAAAGCTCCAGTTTCAGCGTCTTCTCACCAAGGGGCCAACCTACCCCATGTGACTGTACAGATACATATCTTACCTATGCTGGACTCACACGGCAGGTACCATCATAATGTTTACATCACACCATAATAAAGCCAGATTCATCCAGTCAGTCATTTGAATGATTAACATGTCATGGAAACACCTTGTCGGTAACAGATTTGTGCCAGAAGGAGAATTGAACTTATATTCTATAAACGGTTCTCCTTTGGCCTCGCTTTTTAATATTCACACCCTTGATTTAAATTCTGGGGCTATAGGGCATaatgtgtatgagtgagtgaccacccaccacccccataTTGCCGGGCAGTGTTATGCTTTCACTGGTTTAGCTTGCCAGCACCACAGGGGGCCCAACGCGGAACATATGTCTGCGTCTCTGTGGGTTTACAGTCACGCCGTGGCTCACAAAGAACGGATCGTTGCATACTGTCGAAGCATATTGTCCCTTTTCTCTAAAAAGCGTGTCACCGctagagaaagaaagaacgagacAAAGCACAGAGTGCTGTACGGAGTGTATGGGAAACGATACTGTGACACGtatacacacgtatacacacacacacgcacacacacacacacacacacacacacacacacacacacacacacacacacacacacacacacacacacacacacacacacacacacacacacacacacacacacacacacacacacacacacacacacacacgcataactGAACGCATTTAACAGCCAAAGTCCCAACCCCATCCCTCCACCTTTAAGTTTTCATTAGTCGTGTTAAGCGTAGGCCTAGTTGTTTTGGTGTGGAGACTACAGGATCTGGCTGGCAACAATATCTGACGGTGTAAAATGAGCGCACCCATTCTTGGCAAACGAGAAAAAAAGCAGTTAATTCAACACTCGTAAAACCGTTTCCTAAAATAGTACGTGCGATTAAATTAGCAATTAGATTCATAGCACCAACAAAGCattcctgtttttgtttttttaactccATTTTGGATGTTTACTAGTTTGAGGAGGGTGTTATTGAAGAAGATGAGCGTGAATTAGCCTGCATCGGCTGCCTCTCTTGGTTCTGTGTGCGTTCAGCAGGCACCGCGGTGACATGCGTTACAAGGCGGTGGTGCAGGGGagcgctctgattggtccaaaCCGAGGGTGTGTCCGCAGCGtgggtatttctttttttctgcttcttcttttttccaCAGACGTGAATTGAGGAGATTCCAGTCCGTGTGGTTAAGACATCACTGGCGCGCATCGCCGTGAGCTTCAGCAGAACCCCCAGTGTGAATCTGTGGGAAAGATATGAtggaaaataattaaattaattgttCTCATGCGGCATGGTTCTAACATCTCCTTTACGAGTGATTTAAGATGCCTCGTCGGTCCAGCACCGTCATGTGTTTAGCTAAACATAGATCACTTAGGATTTAGGATAAGATTGACTGGGAAACTAAAATGGGTTTAGTAAATGGCATTGACAGTCTTCAGGATCTGGGTTTAGACTTTATTACGGCCACAAATATTATTTTATGTCTACAAACATATCTTAGGCTCACTATATTGCATAGCCTATCGAAAAAAATTgaataggctataacatattgGCATAGAATATGTAAATAGTTCCAAGGGGCATTGATCAAAACACACTGCTCTACACAGGGCAAAATATGCTTTGTCCGCACAGAACGAGGATGCCCTCCAGCCTTTTGTCCGCATCCGTAACCATGTTGACGTTAGGATGTATTCGTAGACGAGATTTGGGCTGAGAGTTGTAGGAAGTATAGATGGTTGGCCAACAACATCAACTCCCCCCTGTACCCTGTCGGACTCAACTCATAAACTCACACACTGGTCCCTTCGTCGTGATGTCCAAGGGTATGCTCAAAGGCACTTCGTCACAAAGATAACGCATAGTTCAGCGTGCTCTTTGTCCCTTTTACGCATTGAGTTACAATAAGAAAAACCTTTTTCTTGGCTGGCCTTTGTACAATCGTTTAAGTGGATTTTATGCTGTTGATATCGATACATTATATTAGTTGGAATATTGTAGGCtgctccctccacacacaccaacacacacacgcgcgcgtgcgcacacatacatacacacacacacacatacgcgcacggACGCATGTTcgctcacgctcacacacacacacacacacacacacacacacacacacacacacacacacacacacacacacacacacacacacgtacgcacagaGCCTAAACAGCGCGCGTACTAATGACTACTTCTTCATGGCTGCAGTTTTATAGAAGAATAAAAGGGGGGACATTCACTATGGTCACGCCCCCTAAATCCTGTTCGCGGATGTCAGTCTCTCTGATTGGTCGCGGCGCAGCGACCAACACCTGCTTAACTCCTTCATCTAAATTGACACccgggctgggagagagagatataggaaGCAGCATCCACTCGCTGCTGCTTCACTCGCTCCAACTCCCTGCCCCTGAGACACACGCAGCCGGCCTCACGGGGAACACTCTACATAAGAGAGGCTGTAGAACCGCTACGCCGTTTTACCGCTTCACCCACAGAGAGTTTGGAGGGACCTTGATGAGGACACAATCATGTTGCTGAAGCTGATCACCGCCTTGCTCGTTTTCACGGTGTTTGGGAACGTAGTGGGGCTGGATAATATCGACCTCCATGACAGCCCCCCCGAGAAGCCCGCCAGCCAGAAAGGACGCCTCTCCCTCCAGAACACAGGTAAGATAAGATTTTAATATGTGCTacattaggtgtgtgtgtgtgtgtgtgtgtgtgtgtgtgtgtgtgtgtgtgtgtgtgtgtgtgtgtgtgtgtgtgtgtgtgtgtgtgtgtgtgtgtgtgtgtgtgtgtgtgtgtgtgtgtgtgtgtgtgtgtgtgtgtgtgtgtgttgacagcaTTGGGTCGACGTTGTGCTGTCACTGACCACACATCTCACAGTGGAGACAGATTGTGTTTGCACGTGCGATCTAATTCCATCTATTTCTAATactaatgttttttatttaaagatAATGATTGCATTtggttttttttcttatttctatCCTTCCTGGAAGTCGATATCTTGTAAATAATCGGAGACGGGAATTCAATATGTTAGTTAACTATTAATAGAACGGCCCAAGGTAGCCTAACAGGTAATGAAATCGGCAGCacattgaggtgtgtgtgtgtgtgtgtgtgtgtgtgtgtgtgtgtgtgtgtgtgtgtgtgtgtgtgtgtgtgtgtgtgtgtgtgtgtgtgtgtgtgtgtgtgtgtgtgtgtgtgtgtgtgtgtgtgtgtgtgtgtgtgtgtgtgtgccaatgcgtgtgtgagcgtttcaGGGCATTGGCGTAGGCTACTATTTGGAAACGCGTTTCTGTGTGTTGCATATTGGAACGTTAGATAATCCTAAATAAAGTTTGACAGCATGTAGGTTATGCTCGTTTGACTATCGTATTGACTACATGCAAACCACACatacgcgcgtgtgtgcgtgtgtgtcaacaGAAGCCGATTGATATATTTGTAACTCTCCGCAGTTAGATTGGCAGTTCATCGGTAACAATCATATGCATCGACCATATTGCTTTAGTTTACTATCGGACCTGACAGGCCGTTATGTTCTCGTAGCCCTCACGTGGTGCTGTTTACTCTTCGCTTTGCAATACAGAAACGCAGCAAATCAAGTCTGACCACAAATGACTGCGTTGCCCCGCGCCTGAGATTTTTGTCAAAAAATGAAATAAGATTTTCAAGGAGCCAACGGTTATTCtactgtcgtcgtcgtcgtctccCCTCCCGTACACGGGACACTTCCGACGCAGGCTTAACAGTAGTACGGTCCACTGTACACACTGTTACCACCGATGCGTAACGCAATGCACGTTGCGAGCAACGTTCCGATCCAAGCACATTCCCGCGATGCCAACAACACAAGCATAACCCGCCAGCGGCTCACTTTTGCTGCCCACTACAAGTTAACTAAGTGCCTGCAAACCTCCTAAGCAGTACTCCTCCTCTCGAAGATGGCTTTAACACAGGCTCTTTGTAGAGAAGCATAACCCCTGAATCAAATGTAAATGCTGAATTGCTGTGACAAAGTAAAATcaacgtttttgtttttgtttgattcGATTTTTTACAATTGCCCGGTGCGCTGCACACTTTGGACTGATTATAACATTAAAAGTGTTTTCCTCAAGCCCACCCGTTAGGTCTGAGTTAAATCACCCATGTTCGATTACACTCAAGTCAACGCTTTGTCAAGTGGATTATTATTGCCTAAAGGATTTGTGTTTCACATTAaacctcctcccactcccccagCTTTTTGATAAATGTAAAATCGTGAAGTTTGAGTGAAGAAAGATGTTTCCAAAGATGTTGGCAAACTCCTCTGGCTCGCCCCAAGAACACGTCGTGCACCATAATATAAACAGCCGACAATGGGGTGTTGATCCACTTTCACAACATTTTGTTTTCTATTCCTCTCCGCTCCATATGTTTGCATACAGTCTGCAACCAGCTCTCGCTAGGTCGGGTGCAAAATCTCCCAACCATTTTTGATATTTAACTTGTCACCACAGCAACGTGGTAGTCACGTGCTGTAACTGCATCAGCCCGCTGCTGTGAAGCTTCTCCTCTTAATGGCAAACGTGTTGCTACATACCTAGTGAGGCGACCGAGCtaacgtgtgtgtttattgtccCTCCTGGTGGCCCTATCTGCAATGCAGCATCCTACCTGTCGCCTTGGCGGTGCAGACGGAGCCTGGCGCAGAATGACACATTCATATCTCTGTCCCCCAGCGCTCCTCTGCAAGACCAAGCTCTGAAACCACtgctccacacgcacacactcacagagagacatgtgtatatgcatgcacacacacactatagccacacatgcatatagatacttgtgcacactcacacgcatatgGACATGTCCACTCCGCTAAGAGTAAAGAATGACACCAaacctgaagtgtgtgtgtgtgtgtgtgtgtgtgtgtgtgtgtgtgtgtgtgtgtgtgtgtgtgtgtgtgtgtgtgtgtgtgtgtgtgtgtgtgtgtgtgtgtgtgtgtgtgtgtgtgtgtgtgtgtgtgtgtgtgtgtgtgtgtgtgtgtccagcggAGATCCAGCACTGTCTGGTGAGCGCGGGGGACGTGGGCTGCGGCGTGTTCGAGTGCTTCGAGAACAACTCGTGTGAGATCCGGGGACTGCAGGAAATCTGCATGACGTTCCTGCACAACGCCGGAAAGTTTGACTCTCAGGTAATGGAGtgagccccctcctcccctcctcgccccccccccccccccccccccccctcccttgcgCTGCGTCACGCGCTCGCCATGCGGCCCGCTGACGTGTTTACGGGTCTTTAATCACGATGAATAGTTGACTCGCACTATTTGTTCCCATCAGTGTAACATTCAATCTTCCTGCCAAAAGAGatttggttgttttttgtttttttcaaaagtacacacacacgcagagacacatacccatatacacacatactcacagacacacagacacacatacacacacaggaacaggcaCGCAACCTTACAGAACATCTCTTTGGTTCACTGGTGCtggacgggtgtgtgtgtgtatgcagcccGGGCCGGGGTTAGCCAGCTGGCCGTCTTCCATGGTCAGCTCGCCTTTCATTTGGTTAGACGAGGGCCCGGGTCCAGCCCTCATCCACCCGGGCCCCGCAGCGCTCAACGTGTCCGTCCGCCTCACATATTGGACCCATGGAGAACCCAGGGGTTAAATTTAGCCCATTTTATTAGATGGTTATATGCTTCAGTAAAATCGTACACCCCCCTATTTCGCCACGAGCAGCTTCTCAGAAAGTCTAGCTTTTACTCTCTAACAAAATGTTGAGTGTAgctagagcacacacacacacacacgcacacacacacacgcacactcgcacatcGATAAAAGAGTGCTTGATGCTCACAAGTAACACAGTTACATTAATGCAATAACCGACCAACAATGAAAAGGTCGCTTTTGTGTTGAGCTCATGGAAAAAATTCCTCACAATCCTTGCTATGAATTCCATGCGGTCATCAGCTGCAGAACCCCAGACTTAACAGccgtgaatctgtgtgtgtgtgtgtgtgtgtgtgtgtgtgtttgtctgtgtgtgtgtgtgttggtgtttgcgtggccacatgtgtgtgtgtgtgtgtgtttttgcgtgtgtgtttgtgtgctgcaaTGCACAGGGAAAGTCCTTCATCAAAGATGCTCTAAAGTGCATGGCACACGGACTCCGGCACAAGTTCAGCTGCATCAGCAGGAAGTGTGTGTCCATCAAGGAGATGGTGTTCCAGCTGCAGAGGGAGTGCTACCTCAAACACAACCTCTGCTCCGCCGCCAAGGAGAACGTCGCCGTCATGGTGGAGATGATCCACTTCCAGGACCTCTTTCCTAAAGGGTGAGTGTGCCACACACGCTTGCATGCGCCTGCATGTGGCATTCCACTAGATGCCCCTGAATGCCATCACACAGAGCCATGCATGGCTACGCCTGCATGCCAGCTCACATAGACTCACACAACTCAAATGCATACACGTCATGAAGTCAATGCTTCGGTTTATTCCCCGCACCACCATTAACTTTGATGTTATTTTCCGGTATCCATCCCTGTTTCCTTGTTGTGTTCTGAGGTACATTAACAACCGTCGAGACATTGTGTCGTTGTTGATAGTCATGCTGTGTTTGCAGGTGCCGTCTATGCATACATGACGTTGTGAttgagtttgtttttttgtgcgtgtgtgcgcgcaggcCGTACGTGGAGCTGGTCAACATCCTTCTGAGCTGCGGCGAGGAGGTGAAAGAGGCGTTGACCCACAGTGTGCGTCTGCAGTGCGAGCAGAACTGGGGCGCCCTGTGCGACAGCCTGAGCCTCTGCTCCCCCCTGACTACTGCCCcggccccccccgccgccgccgccgccgccgccgccgccgccgcccccgcctcgGAGCACCGCCGGCAGGCGCCTCCGCCTTCGCACCCCGACCCCAGCCACCCACGCCCACCTCGGCAAGGAGACAAGGACAAGCCCGGCAAGGGCGGTTTGAACGCCCACCCCCGCAACCGCAGCCAGGGTCCCCGCCGGCAGAGCCCAGAGGCTGGGCTGGTGTCGGAGCAGGAGGCCCCAGGGGCCGGGGACATCCGGAGGTGAAGAACCCAGGTGctccaccttccccccccccccctccctgagcaGAAGGAAGCTACCCTCACACATCCCTCTCCAGTCATTCCAGAAGCCCCCCTGGTGGTCAACTTGCAGGGTCCTTGTGGTGTAGCTCGTACCGTTATGCCAGATTGCTTTGGTTTTCCGTTCATGACTGAATAATTATGATTATTGTTAGTATCGTTAACTCGTTTCAATTGACTAGAATTACCTTGGCTCTCGTATAGCGTTTCTTAAATCCTACCTACTTGCGTCTGATTTGATTacaatttgtattatttattttatccttTATGCAATGTTGAAATATGAAAAATGTACATAGAAATATacttatctatatttatataaaccTGTATAAATACAGTTAACACATGCAGTACTGATACGCTATATACAGAATTGTATATAATACCCTGTCCAATCACACGTCCCAAGCCTGTAGATATGTAACACACAGGGTTAAATACAAAATTGTACAGGTTTGAAGTCCAGTTCTGGCACATAGCAGTATATATAGCCCGGCGTGAGAGTCTATGGCCATAAGCGGCCACAAACTTGTAGTAAAGTGTTGAAGTGAAACGGCACTCCAAACAAGAATGCATATATCATACAAACGATATGCTGTTATAACTTAGATTTAACTCGGACACCACTTTCTGAAGCTTCTCCGAAGGCGAGACCAATTTAGGAGAGACTTAGTATCCATCCAATTTTTTCAACAACCTCTGGTTCGAAAACGGTTAGTTATACCATCAAGAATAACTCATCTTTGTGAAAAACAGAATGTTAATACACGGTAATTCAAGCTGACCACCCCTGTGAAATGAACACTGAGCAGAAATATCTTTGgaaactatttttgtgacgtTGATGGTTAACTGTTATTTC
The DNA window shown above is from Gadus chalcogrammus isolate NIFS_2021 chromosome 10, NIFS_Gcha_1.0, whole genome shotgun sequence and carries:
- the stc2a gene encoding stanniocalcin-2a, encoding MLLKLITALLVFTVFGNVVGLDNIDLHDSPPEKPASQKGRLSLQNTAEIQHCLVSAGDVGCGVFECFENNSCEIRGLQEICMTFLHNAGKFDSQGKSFIKDALKCMAHGLRHKFSCISRKCVSIKEMVFQLQRECYLKHNLCSAAKENVAVMVEMIHFQDLFPKGPYVELVNILLSCGEEVKEALTHSVRLQCEQNWGALCDSLSLCSPLTTAPAPPAAAAAAAAAAAPASEHRRQAPPPSHPDPSHPRPPRQGDKDKPGKGGLNAHPRNRSQGPRRQSPEAGLVSEQEAPGAGDIRR